From one Paenibacillus sp. FSL K6-1330 genomic stretch:
- the rlmD gene encoding 23S rRNA (uracil(1939)-C(5))-methyltransferase RlmD, translated as MSEQRRSGQGTKNNKSTAYGNKPGERTAANQAGAKPAFKREHRKNKDSLLSSSYSKAKPSDKHKQEVRGPRPSSGREHADELQAGDIIVVTIKRLGINGEGVGYYRRKAVFIDGAITNEVVKAEVKEVQPKFIKAQLVEVEKRSPHRIEPPCPVFGICGGCQIQHISYEGQLHAKTDIVREAFSRYAGRDDVKFKPILGMEHPWDYRNKAQLQLKRKGHEVIAGLYEADSHTIVDISGCPIQHPKVNEAVEKVKSVLEELRIPLHKENGNKDGVRTIVVRHGFQSGEIQVTLVTAGSKLPRQDDLVRLLRLTIPEVSGISLNINPKKTSLIFGDRTISLWGAESMQESLSDLQFSLSPRAFFQLNPQQTVKLYESVRGAAGLTGKETVIDAYCGTGTIGLWLAPYAQEVRGIEAIPEAVEDAKANAQRNGRANASFHVGQAEELLPRWVKEGMKPDVIIADPPRTGLDPRFLETVLRTKPKRFVYVSCNPSTLAKDCKVLLEGGYEIEWAQPVDMFPQTSHVEAVTLLVRKE; from the coding sequence ATGAGTGAACAACGACGTTCTGGACAAGGAACCAAAAACAACAAATCAACGGCATACGGGAATAAGCCGGGTGAGCGGACTGCAGCGAACCAAGCTGGGGCCAAGCCGGCTTTTAAGCGTGAACATAGGAAGAACAAGGATTCGTTATTGTCTTCATCGTATTCGAAGGCGAAACCATCCGATAAACATAAGCAAGAAGTACGCGGGCCAAGGCCTTCATCTGGACGTGAGCACGCAGATGAGCTGCAAGCCGGTGACATTATAGTCGTTACGATCAAACGGCTTGGGATCAACGGCGAAGGAGTCGGCTATTACCGCCGCAAGGCAGTGTTTATTGACGGAGCGATCACGAACGAAGTCGTCAAAGCCGAGGTAAAAGAGGTCCAGCCTAAATTTATTAAGGCACAGCTGGTAGAAGTAGAGAAGCGTTCGCCTCACCGTATTGAGCCTCCTTGCCCGGTGTTTGGTATTTGTGGCGGATGCCAAATTCAGCATATCTCTTATGAGGGACAGTTGCATGCCAAGACGGATATCGTGCGTGAAGCATTCAGCCGATACGCAGGACGTGACGACGTGAAGTTTAAGCCGATTCTTGGCATGGAGCACCCATGGGATTACCGGAATAAAGCACAGCTGCAGCTGAAACGGAAGGGCCATGAAGTGATCGCAGGGCTCTATGAAGCGGACAGCCATACGATTGTGGACATTAGCGGCTGCCCGATTCAGCACCCGAAGGTGAATGAAGCGGTGGAGAAGGTCAAATCCGTCCTCGAAGAATTGCGGATTCCGCTGCACAAAGAGAATGGAAACAAGGACGGCGTACGGACGATTGTGGTTCGCCACGGCTTCCAATCCGGGGAGATTCAGGTGACACTGGTCACGGCCGGAAGCAAGCTGCCAAGGCAGGACGATCTCGTTCGTCTGCTGCGCCTTACCATTCCGGAGGTGAGCGGGATTTCACTCAATATCAATCCGAAGAAAACCTCGCTCATCTTCGGAGACCGGACGATCTCGCTGTGGGGAGCCGAGAGCATGCAGGAATCGCTGAGCGACCTGCAATTCTCGCTGTCGCCCAGAGCGTTCTTTCAGCTGAATCCGCAGCAGACGGTCAAGCTGTATGAGTCGGTCCGGGGGGCAGCCGGATTGACGGGGAAGGAAACCGTCATCGACGCCTACTGCGGAACCGGTACGATCGGGCTGTGGCTTGCGCCTTATGCCCAGGAGGTGCGCGGGATCGAGGCGATCCCTGAAGCCGTCGAGGATGCCAAGGCCAATGCGCAGCGAAATGGACGTGCTAACGCGAGCTTTCACGTCGGCCAGGCAGAGGAACTGCTGCCGCGCTGGGTCAAGGAGGGCATGAAGCCGGACGTCATCATTGCCGACCCACCGCGCACCGGCCTGGACCCGCGCTTCTTGGAGACAGTGCTCCGCACCAAGCCGAAGCGGTTTGTGTACGTTTCTTGCAATCCTTCAACCCTGGCGAAAGATTGCAAGGTTCTGCTGGAGGGCGGCTATGAAATCGAATGGGCGCAGCCGGTCGATATGTTCCCGCAGACAAGCCATGTGGAAGCGGTAACGTTGTTGGTGAGGAAAGAATAG
- a CDS encoding DNA alkylation repair protein, producing the protein MNVESVMSELEALGKERLKKMYLSNGAHEPLFGVATGAMKPIAKKIKINQPLAEQLYATGNYDAMYFAGIIADPKAMTAADYDRWMDAAYFYMLSDYVVAVTLAEADIAQDVADQWIASGEELRMSAGWSCYCWLLGSRPDREFPESKISAMLELVEKTIHESPDRTKSAMNNFMYTVAVSYLPLHDKAVETAKAVGPVEMKRGDKSKILSASENIRKEVERGKLGFKRKYVRC; encoded by the coding sequence ATGAATGTGGAATCCGTAATGTCGGAGCTTGAAGCACTCGGCAAGGAACGGCTCAAGAAAATGTACCTGTCCAATGGGGCGCATGAACCGCTCTTTGGCGTAGCAACAGGCGCCATGAAGCCGATTGCCAAGAAAATCAAAATCAATCAGCCTTTGGCTGAGCAGCTTTACGCCACCGGAAACTATGACGCGATGTACTTTGCCGGCATCATTGCAGACCCTAAAGCGATGACGGCAGCGGATTATGATCGTTGGATGGATGCGGCCTATTTTTATATGCTGTCCGATTATGTGGTTGCCGTAACGTTGGCAGAGGCGGATATCGCGCAGGACGTTGCTGATCAATGGATCGCAAGCGGCGAAGAGCTTAGAATGTCGGCGGGGTGGAGCTGTTACTGCTGGCTGCTCGGAAGCAGACCCGATCGTGAGTTCCCGGAAAGTAAAATCTCGGCCATGCTCGAACTGGTGGAAAAGACCATCCATGAGTCTCCGGACCGAACGAAATCCGCGATGAATAATTTCATGTACACTGTAGCCGTATCTTATTTGCCGCTCCATGATAAGGCGGTTGAGACCGCAAAGGCCGTAGGACCGGTAGAGATGAAGCGGGGCGATAAGAGCAAGATCCTGAGCGCTTCCGAAAATATTAGAAAAGAAGTCGAGAGAGGGAAGCTTGGTTTCAAACGCAAGTATGTGAGATGTTAA
- a CDS encoding SDR family NAD(P)-dependent oxidoreductase, translating to MCILVNCHVKGNRGIGKEIARQLAANGLHVVITSRDEEKGRLAVQELLADGLLVKLYVADVHEINDVARMMERIQSDYGRLDVLVNNAGVILDRGVSVLDVEESVMRATLETNFFGVLRMTQAAIPMMKLHHYGRIVNISSGLGAFEVMQGGYGLKGSSSAYRISKTMLNALTCLFSQEVADTGIKVNAVCPGRVQTDMGGADAPLTVAEGANTAVWLATLEDDGASGEYFRERERIAW from the coding sequence GTGTGCATATTAGTGAATTGTCACGTAAAAGGCAACCGCGGAATTGGAAAAGAGATTGCAAGACAGCTTGCTGCCAATGGACTTCATGTGGTCATTACATCCCGGGACGAAGAGAAGGGGAGGCTGGCTGTTCAAGAATTGCTTGCAGATGGGCTCCTTGTGAAGCTGTACGTGGCGGATGTCCATGAAATCAACGATGTGGCACGGATGATGGAGCGAATACAGTCAGATTACGGCCGCCTGGACGTGCTGGTGAACAATGCCGGGGTGATTTTAGACCGGGGGGTTTCTGTGCTGGATGTAGAGGAGTCGGTGATGCGCGCAACGCTGGAAACGAATTTTTTTGGTGTTTTGCGTATGACGCAGGCAGCGATTCCTATGATGAAGCTGCATCATTACGGGCGCATCGTAAACATCTCTTCCGGTCTTGGAGCCTTCGAAGTGATGCAGGGAGGATACGGTTTAAAAGGGTCATCCTCTGCTTACCGCATCTCCAAAACGATGCTGAATGCATTAACCTGCCTCTTTTCGCAGGAAGTAGCCGATACCGGCATAAAGGTAAACGCGGTTTGCCCGGGTCGGGTTCAGACCGATATGGGCGGTGCAGATGCTCCGTTAACCGTTGCCGAAGGGGCAAATACAGCTGTATGGCTGGCGACGTTGGAGGATGATGGAGCGAGCGGGGAGTATTTTCGTGAACGAGAGCGAATCGCTTGGTAA
- a CDS encoding Nif3-like dinuclear metal center hexameric protein, producing the protein MSVTVQDVIDRLTEPAGQGHFESTVDRVVAGSADAIVHGIAVTFAASHSVLQRAIQAGANLVITHEGVFYSHHEDGVEGMQASAVHQDKIDLIQSGNLTIYRFHDAPHRYVPDMITQGLVQALDWEPYIDKYLPTAAVVTLPGEMTVQDVVEDIKRKLNFPYLRYIGNQRGTCSRIGITVGYRGGGTHAIPLCVNERLDLLIAGEGPEWETPEYIGDAAAQGRNPSMLLLGHAASEEPGMVCVAERLREFFPKIPVHDIPSVPLIQVI; encoded by the coding sequence TTGAGTGTGACCGTTCAAGACGTAATCGACCGGTTAACAGAACCGGCGGGACAGGGACACTTTGAATCCACGGTGGACAGGGTTGTAGCTGGAAGCGCGGATGCCATCGTTCATGGCATTGCCGTCACGTTCGCCGCCTCGCATTCGGTTTTACAGAGAGCCATACAAGCGGGAGCAAACCTTGTGATTACCCATGAGGGGGTCTTTTACAGCCACCATGAGGATGGAGTGGAAGGGATGCAGGCAAGTGCTGTCCACCAGGATAAAATAGACCTGATCCAATCCGGCAATCTAACGATTTACCGGTTTCATGATGCGCCTCACAGGTACGTTCCCGACATGATTACGCAGGGATTGGTTCAGGCGCTGGACTGGGAACCATATATCGATAAGTACCTTCCGACAGCGGCCGTAGTCACACTGCCCGGAGAAATGACAGTTCAAGATGTTGTGGAAGATATAAAAAGAAAGCTGAATTTTCCGTATCTTCGTTATATCGGGAACCAAAGAGGAACATGCTCCAGAATCGGCATAACCGTTGGCTACCGGGGCGGCGGAACGCACGCCATTCCCCTTTGTGTGAATGAGCGGCTGGATCTTCTTATCGCCGGCGAAGGCCCGGAATGGGAGACGCCCGAATACATCGGCGATGCAGCGGCCCAAGGCCGAAACCCGTCCATGCTCCTGCTTGGCCATGCCGCCAGCGAGGAGCCCGGTATGGTCTGCGTGGCGGAGCGGCTGCGAGAGTTTTTTCCGAAGATTCCCGTACATGATATACCGTCCGTGCCCTTGATTCAGGTAATATAG
- a CDS encoding sporulation protein: protein MSFFNKMLASVGIGAAQIDTHLEKSSYYPGEEVRGIIHIKGGNVEQTVDRIYLKVMTEYTKESDDKKYIESYTLAKINVSSRLTLKPGDQQEIPFSFPLPLETPLTISRQPVWIHTGLDIDNAIDPKDRDFIDVEPNADASVVFDAVEALGFSFKIATCEYHPRLGRGVPFVQEIEFYPGSSYAGHITELELILYPEQDGISVLVEVDRRGRGVSGWLQRSLDMDEQHSWVTLDQQDLDQGPSHVAQMLDRVIRRSI from the coding sequence ATGTCGTTTTTCAACAAAATGCTAGCCAGTGTAGGAATTGGAGCAGCCCAGATCGATACGCATCTCGAGAAATCCTCTTATTATCCGGGTGAAGAGGTACGCGGCATTATTCACATTAAGGGAGGGAACGTAGAGCAGACAGTCGACCGCATTTACTTGAAAGTGATGACGGAATATACCAAGGAAAGCGACGACAAGAAATACATAGAATCCTATACCCTTGCCAAAATCAATGTCTCCAGCCGCCTCACGTTGAAGCCTGGCGATCAACAGGAAATACCATTCTCTTTTCCCCTGCCGTTAGAAACACCGCTCACTATTTCACGGCAGCCGGTATGGATCCATACCGGACTCGATATCGATAATGCCATCGATCCGAAGGATCGTGATTTCATCGACGTTGAACCGAACGCGGACGCATCCGTTGTGTTTGACGCCGTGGAAGCCCTTGGCTTCAGCTTCAAAATAGCAACATGCGAATATCATCCTAGATTAGGCCGGGGTGTTCCATTTGTGCAAGAAATTGAATTTTATCCTGGCTCCTCCTATGCCGGCCATATCACAGAGCTTGAATTGATCCTCTATCCGGAGCAGGACGGCATTTCCGTTCTGGTCGAAGTCGACCGGAGAGGCAGAGGCGTTTCTGGCTGGCTCCAGCGATCACTCGATATGGATGAACAGCATTCCTGGGTAACCCTGGATCAACAGGATCTGGATCAAGGTCCATCCCACGTGGCCCAAATGCTTGACCGTGTCATCCGCAGATCGATCTAA
- a CDS encoding DUF1801 domain-containing protein produces MKEDKIIYGSIDEYISSCTPEVQSILQTLRQVIKEMAPEAKGKISYQMPTFDYHGNLVHFAAFKKHIGFYPAPSGIEAFQDELKEYHKSKGTLQFPIDKPLPYDLIRRIVQYRVEQNLQKANSKSKGKKSVES; encoded by the coding sequence ATGAAAGAGGATAAAATCATTTACGGGTCGATTGACGAATATATTTCAAGCTGCACTCCCGAAGTTCAAAGCATTCTCCAGACATTAAGACAAGTGATCAAGGAGATGGCCCCGGAAGCGAAGGGAAAAATCAGCTATCAGATGCCGACCTTCGACTATCACGGAAATTTGGTGCATTTTGCGGCATTTAAGAAGCATATCGGTTTTTACCCGGCCCCTAGCGGTATTGAGGCGTTCCAAGATGAGTTAAAGGAATATCATAAGTCCAAAGGCACCTTGCAATTTCCCATCGATAAGCCTTTGCCCTATGACCTGATACGCCGAATCGTTCAATATCGGGTCGAGCAAAACCTGCAAAAGGCAAACAGCAAATCAAAAGGGAAGAAGTCGGTGGAGAGCTGA
- a CDS encoding thioredoxin family protein, whose translation MSLSQIDAASFQSAIKQNGVTLVEFGAKWCPPCKVLLPILDELSQEEAGRLDVYQVDCDESPELAAQFGIMSMPTVIVFHNGEPADKLIGLRPKSVYQAAIGRYVS comes from the coding sequence ATGAGTTTATCACAAATAGATGCAGCCAGCTTTCAAAGCGCGATTAAACAGAATGGAGTCACTCTTGTTGAATTTGGAGCCAAGTGGTGCCCGCCGTGCAAAGTGCTGCTTCCCATCCTGGATGAGCTGAGTCAGGAAGAAGCGGGTCGCCTGGATGTCTATCAGGTGGATTGTGACGAATCCCCGGAGCTTGCCGCTCAATTCGGCATTATGTCCATGCCGACGGTGATTGTGTTTCATAACGGAGAACCGGCAGACAAACTTATTGGACTTCGGCCTAAGAGTGTGTATCAAGCGGCGATAGGCCGTTATGTATCCTAG
- a CDS encoding GNAT family N-acetyltransferase: MEIYFTNETVESNSADNNYVRNQMIAYNLKHFPDDLKGRYQEINLLLRNADGQILGGIMGEICWNWLEIHYLFVDEPYRKSGYGAKLLNEVEKIAIEKQCEFAKLDTLSFQALDFYIKQGYEVYGKIENAGRHTHYYLKKEL, from the coding sequence ATGGAAATCTATTTTACGAATGAAACTGTAGAATCAAACAGTGCCGATAACAATTACGTAAGAAACCAAATGATTGCGTATAATCTCAAGCACTTCCCAGACGACTTAAAAGGCCGGTATCAGGAAATCAATTTATTGTTGAGGAATGCGGACGGTCAGATTTTGGGTGGGATTATGGGGGAAATATGCTGGAACTGGCTGGAGATCCACTACTTATTTGTGGATGAACCATACCGTAAATCGGGGTACGGAGCCAAGCTGTTGAACGAGGTGGAAAAAATAGCGATAGAGAAGCAATGCGAGTTCGCAAAGTTGGATACACTTAGCTTTCAAGCCTTAGATTTTTACATCAAGCAGGGTTATGAGGTATATGGCAAGATCGAGAATGCCGGACGGCATACGCATTACTATTTGAAAAAGGAACTTTAA
- a CDS encoding DUF4256 domain-containing protein, with amino-acid sequence MAKELSTEQREELLTTLKARYEKNMNRHIGLEWADVQTKLKANPEKLWSLHEMEITGGEPDVVGHDNKTGEYIFYDCSAESPKGRRSICYDREALESRKEHKPKNSAVEMATAMGIELLSEEQYRELQKLGNFDLKTSSWVVTPASIRKLGGAIFCDRRYDTVFVYHNGAESYYAARGFRGSLRV; translated from the coding sequence TTGGCAAAGGAATTGTCAACAGAACAACGTGAAGAACTACTCACAACATTGAAAGCCCGTTATGAGAAAAACATGAATCGCCATATAGGCCTGGAATGGGCTGACGTACAAACAAAGCTTAAAGCAAATCCTGAAAAGCTATGGTCACTCCATGAGATGGAAATAACCGGCGGAGAGCCGGATGTTGTAGGTCATGACAACAAGACGGGCGAATACATTTTTTATGATTGTTCAGCTGAGAGTCCAAAAGGCCGCCGAAGTATTTGTTACGACCGTGAAGCGCTGGAATCAAGAAAAGAACACAAACCGAAGAATAGTGCTGTTGAAATGGCAACCGCCATGGGCATAGAGTTGCTATCGGAAGAACAATACCGGGAATTGCAAAAACTTGGAAATTTCGATTTGAAAACATCGAGCTGGGTGGTAACACCTGCCAGTATTAGAAAACTAGGCGGAGCCATTTTTTGTGATCGCCGCTACGACACTGTCTTTGTGTACCACAATGGAGCGGAATCATACTATGCTGCCAGGGGATTCCGTGGCTCGCTAAGAGTCTGA
- a CDS encoding aminoglycoside phosphotransferase family protein produces MTTEIFFSTNSIGHVTDEQLQAMLNRHHLGNLISAEKTSEGVGNQTLFINSSQGSYVLKGNPLYAGQLVEEKFYTDYLQEYTSLPLSAPYLLDESIDIFGWSYAIMPRLQGVHMNDPQLRARLDAADRIDIASSAANILNEMHGWKVDQYGELDPKTQRIRPFEGSYKEWLYQRIRFWLEDAKQYSQITPTDTEWVEGVLRDSADEFDKHGSPTFVMGDFKAENMLVAYDTDCQEWRISGIFDFTTGYFGDGTADLPKMVIMYWDFEEQEVARHFIQMYLQGSANKEGFVDRFRVHMLHQRILDWGCAKAMGAVTWDPQLTFSEWAKNYVYAMDYLR; encoded by the coding sequence TTGACAACAGAGATCTTTTTCTCAACGAACTCCATCGGTCATGTAACGGATGAGCAGCTTCAAGCTATGCTGAACAGACACCATCTAGGGAACCTCATTTCAGCTGAGAAAACGTCTGAGGGAGTAGGAAATCAGACGTTGTTCATTAACTCGAGCCAAGGAAGCTATGTATTAAAGGGAAATCCTCTTTATGCAGGGCAGTTGGTTGAAGAGAAATTTTATACGGACTATTTGCAAGAGTATACATCACTGCCTTTATCGGCCCCATATCTGTTGGATGAATCCATCGATATATTCGGCTGGAGCTACGCGATCATGCCTCGTCTTCAAGGCGTACATATGAATGATCCACAACTTAGAGCAAGGCTTGATGCAGCCGATCGAATAGATATTGCCTCTTCAGCAGCTAACATTTTAAATGAAATGCACGGCTGGAAAGTGGATCAGTATGGCGAGCTCGACCCGAAAACGCAAAGGATTCGCCCGTTTGAGGGATCTTATAAAGAGTGGCTCTACCAGCGAATTCGGTTTTGGTTGGAGGATGCCAAACAATATTCCCAGATCACTCCAACCGATACGGAATGGGTAGAAGGGGTACTGCGTGACTCGGCGGATGAGTTCGATAAGCATGGCTCACCTACTTTTGTTATGGGGGATTTTAAGGCGGAAAATATGCTGGTAGCGTATGATACGGATTGTCAGGAGTGGCGAATCAGCGGCATTTTTGATTTTACAACCGGATATTTTGGGGATGGAACAGCGGATTTGCCTAAGATGGTGATTATGTACTGGGATTTCGAGGAACAGGAAGTAGCGCGGCATTTTATACAGATGTACTTACAGGGCTCTGCAAATAAGGAAGGCTTTGTTGATCGATTTAGGGTGCATATGCTCCATCAGCGTATATTGGATTGGGGATGTGCCAAAGCGATGGGTGCAGTCACTTGGGATCCGCAGCTAACCTTTTCCGAATGGGCAAAAAATTATGTTTATGCCATGGACTACTTGAGATAG
- a CDS encoding 50S ribosomal protein L25, protein MRVNLRAETRAAMNKTGLKQLRLSGRIPAIVFGTGEENMMIQLSAKEFGKWARNGKGGILELCFDDREPLPVLLESVQRDPITREYIHVDFLRININEVVRTRVNLDYIGTAKGAKLGGVVQIQSTFIEIESFPDRIPATIPVEISELEIGHSLHVGDLKLPDGVVLISSANELLVSVVTPKVQSEEPEAM, encoded by the coding sequence ATGAGAGTAAATTTACGAGCAGAAACGCGCGCCGCGATGAACAAAACCGGACTTAAGCAGCTTCGTCTTTCGGGGCGAATTCCGGCAATTGTATTTGGCACAGGGGAAGAGAATATGATGATTCAACTGTCCGCCAAAGAATTTGGCAAATGGGCAAGGAACGGCAAAGGAGGAATCCTTGAGCTTTGTTTTGACGATCGGGAGCCGCTTCCGGTTTTGCTGGAGTCGGTTCAGCGTGATCCAATCACTCGTGAATACATCCATGTCGACTTTTTACGTATTAATATAAATGAAGTTGTGCGCACGAGAGTGAATCTCGATTACATCGGTACCGCCAAGGGAGCCAAACTTGGAGGAGTCGTCCAAATACAAAGCACGTTCATCGAGATTGAGTCCTTCCCGGACCGTATTCCTGCCACCATTCCTGTTGAAATCAGCGAACTGGAGATTGGGCATTCTTTACATGTCGGGGACCTTAAACTGCCTGACGGCGTCGTGCTCATCTCTTCGGCAAACGAACTGCTCGTGTCAGTGGTGACACCGAAAGTCCAGTCGGAAGAACCGGAGGCTATGTAA
- the erm gene encoding 23S ribosomal RNA methyltransferase Erm produces MSKNNKNHREKLKKPSNFSAQHLLVSKRLIHDMIDLAQIRSTDTVLDIGAGTGALTFPLAEKAAHVLAIETDPAFVDKLFSKIKDGSNIRVKQSDFLEVPLPKSPFAVVANIPYSITTPIMARLLDHPGVPLQRAVLLVEKGAAKRFTAVPVQDPRILSWRMHYDIRLVRTISPQHFAPPPKVDSAILAINRRKKPLIATQHQPKFTALAAYGLRDSRLPLFVAIAGVFTPPQITKLVRLLGVNRELPISRLNEEQWGTVFHTMLQHVPSSRWPKLSTSSKGKSKKRK; encoded by the coding sequence GTGTCCAAAAATAATAAAAATCATCGGGAAAAGCTGAAGAAACCGTCTAACTTTTCCGCGCAGCATTTATTAGTCAGCAAACGGCTGATTCATGATATGATCGATTTGGCCCAGATCCGATCCACCGATACCGTTCTCGATATCGGAGCAGGGACAGGGGCATTAACCTTTCCGCTGGCAGAGAAGGCGGCACATGTGCTCGCGATCGAGACCGATCCGGCGTTTGTGGATAAACTGTTCAGCAAGATAAAAGATGGAAGCAACATTCGAGTCAAGCAGTCTGATTTCCTGGAGGTTCCTCTTCCGAAAAGTCCGTTTGCCGTCGTGGCGAATATTCCGTATTCGATCACCACGCCGATCATGGCGAGGCTGCTGGATCATCCCGGCGTGCCGCTGCAGCGAGCCGTGCTGCTTGTGGAAAAGGGTGCAGCCAAACGTTTTACGGCAGTTCCTGTTCAAGATCCGCGTATCTTAAGCTGGAGGATGCATTACGACATTCGGCTCGTGCGAACCATATCGCCTCAACATTTTGCGCCGCCTCCCAAAGTGGATTCCGCTATTCTAGCTATCAACCGGAGGAAGAAGCCGCTCATTGCCACGCAGCATCAGCCGAAGTTTACAGCGCTGGCAGCCTACGGATTGCGGGACTCGAGGCTGCCGTTATTCGTGGCCATAGCGGGCGTATTCACACCTCCCCAGATTACGAAGCTGGTCCGATTGCTGGGGGTGAATCGAGAGCTCCCCATCAGTAGGCTGAACGAAGAGCAGTGGGGAACTGTATTCCATACGATGCTCCAGCATGTGCCGTCAAGTCGTTGGCCCAAACTTTCTACAAGCTCCAAAGGCAAATCCAAGAAAAGAAAATAA
- a CDS encoding GntR family transcriptional regulator, which produces MSTEQKIKGSTREYSYQLLKDRIFHLELEPGTKISEKEIADELNVSRTPVREAFMKLAEEELLDIIPQSGTIVSRINLRHVEEGRFIREKIEKEIVALACEFFPEEFRFRLETNIALQDVCAGNHNFYKLFELDEEFHQILFEGTGKERTWKMLQQLNIHFNRLRLLRLSKDSNWEHIISQHKEIYQLIVNKQAEQAMKVMERHLRLVVVEQDILREKYPHYFI; this is translated from the coding sequence ATGTCAACAGAGCAAAAGATTAAAGGCTCTACCAGGGAATATTCATATCAGCTACTGAAGGACCGGATATTCCATCTGGAGCTGGAGCCGGGTACGAAAATCTCGGAAAAAGAAATTGCGGATGAATTGAACGTCAGCCGAACGCCGGTCCGGGAAGCGTTCATGAAACTTGCCGAGGAGGAACTGCTCGACATCATTCCGCAAAGCGGGACAATCGTATCCCGTATTAATCTCAGGCATGTTGAGGAAGGCCGGTTTATCCGGGAGAAGATCGAGAAGGAAATCGTGGCGCTCGCCTGTGAGTTTTTCCCCGAAGAGTTCCGTTTCCGTCTGGAAACCAATATTGCGCTTCAGGACGTATGCGCGGGCAACCATAATTTCTATAAGCTGTTTGAGCTGGACGAGGAGTTCCATCAAATTCTGTTTGAGGGTACGGGCAAAGAACGGACCTGGAAGATGCTGCAGCAATTGAATATTCATTTCAACCGTCTGCGGCTGCTTCGCCTGTCCAAGGATTCAAACTGGGAGCATATCATCTCGCAGCATAAGGAAATATATCAGCTGATCGTCAATAAACAAGCGGAGCAGGCCATGAAAGTGATGGAGCGTCATCTGCGTCTTGTCGTTGTGGAGCAGGATATTTTACGCGAGAAGTACCCGCATTATTTTATTTAA
- a CDS encoding MerR family transcriptional regulator: protein MKIGELAARTGVSIRSLRYYEQQGLLMPVRNENGYREYSSLAEEQVRTIQLYLNLGLSTEQIAGFLHCVLKNKEAFCAEVFPIFRQKIAEIEAQIHQLNHIKMNLEERMQSILDERESEEAEECK, encoded by the coding sequence ATGAAAATCGGAGAACTTGCAGCCCGTACCGGAGTCAGCATCCGTTCGCTTCGATACTACGAACAGCAAGGACTGCTTATGCCGGTTCGCAACGAGAACGGATACCGGGAGTATTCGAGCCTCGCAGAAGAACAGGTGCGTACTATCCAGTTGTATTTGAATCTGGGGTTGTCCACCGAGCAGATCGCTGGTTTCCTGCATTGCGTCTTGAAAAATAAAGAGGCGTTTTGCGCGGAGGTGTTCCCGATTTTCCGTCAAAAAATTGCCGAGATCGAGGCGCAAATTCACCAGCTGAATCATATCAAGATGAATCTGGAGGAACGCATGCAATCGATTCTGGATGAACGAGAATCGGAAGAAGCGGAGGAATGCAAATGA